A genomic region of Cannabis sativa cultivar Pink pepper isolate KNU-18-1 chromosome 1, ASM2916894v1, whole genome shotgun sequence contains the following coding sequences:
- the LOC115706036 gene encoding ABC transporter G family member 6 has product MSRIVADNSISPARDAYFTMELNNSHHNRGGSTESPTLGQLLKRVGDVRKEATGDGGETPVHQVLELGDVSMEPRSLPFVLNFNNLTYCVKVPRKLSFSSVFSRRRDLLGAPADSVAGDTLFTKTKTLLNNISGEARDGEILAVLGASGSGKSTLIDALANRIAKGSLKGTVTLNREILESRLLKVISAYVMQDDLLFPMLTVEETLMFAAEFRLPRTLSKSKKKMRVQALIDQLGLRNAAKTVIGDEGHRGVSGGERRRVSIGIDIIHDPILLFLDEPTSGLDSTSAYMVVKVLQRIAQSGSLVIMSVHQPSYRILGLLDRLIFLSRGQTVYSGSPTNLPGYFAEFGNPIPENENRTEFALDLIRELEGSPGGTKALVEFNKSWESKKNLIRTSDPAVTDDKLQPLSLKEAISASISRGKLVSGATTNSVTVDPSSNSMVPTFANPVWTEMAVLSRRSIMNSRRMPELFGIRLGAVMVTGFILATMFWQLDNSPKGIQERLGFFAFAMSTTFYTCADALPVFLQERYIFMRETAYNAYRRSSYVLSHSIVALPSLVFLSLAFSATTFWAVGLDGGLAGFFFYFFIILASFWAGSSFVTFLSGVVPHVMLGYTIVVAILAYFLLFSGFFINRDRIPPYWIWFHYLSLVKYPYEAVLQNEFEDPVKCFVRGVQIFDNSPLGKVPDAMKVKLLDSLSQTLGMRITQSTCLTTGVDILDQQGVTDLSKWSCLWVTVAWGFLFRILFYFSLLIGSKNKRR; this is encoded by the coding sequence ATGTCTCGAATCGTGGCCGATAATAGTATATCGCCGGCCAGAGACGCCTATTTCACCATGGAACTCAACAACAGCCACCACAACCGAGGTGGCTCCACTGAATCACCGACCTTGGGCCAGCTCCTTAAGCGAGTCGGAGATGTACGGAAGGAAGCCACCGGCGATGGTGGTGAGACTCCAGTTCACCAGGTGCTTGAGCTAGGTGACGTCAGTATGGAACCTCGTTCGTTGCCGTTCGTTCTTAATTTCAATAATCTCACTTACTGTGTTAAGGTTCCAAGAAAGTTGAGCTTTTCCTCTGTCTTCTCTCGTCGGAGGGATCTTCTTGGGGCGCCGGCTGATTCTGTTGCTGGGGATACTCTGTTCACGAAAACCAAGACTCTTCTCAATAACATCTCGGGTGAAGCTCGTGACGGCGAGATACTCGCAGTTCTCGGCGCTAGTGGCTCTGGTAAATCAACTCTGATCGATGCCTTAGCTAATCGAATAGCCAAAGGAAGCTTGAAAGGGACAGTTACGTTAAACAGAGAGATTTTGGAGTCTCGTCTCCTGAAAGTGATTTCAGCTTACGTGATGCAAGATGATCTCCTTTTCCCGATGTTGACAGTGGAAGAAACTCTCATGTTCGCCGCCGAGTTTCGTCTCCCACGAACACTCtccaaatcaaagaagaagatgCGTGTTCAGGCCTTGATCGATCAATTAGGTCTCAGAAATGCAGCCAAGACAGTAATTGGAGACGAAGGTCACCGTGGAGTCTCCGGCGGTGAACGCCGTCGTGTATCTATCGGAATTGACATAATTCACGACCCAATCCTCCTCTTCCTCGACGAACCAACCTCTGGTCTTGATTCCACCAGTGCTTACATGGTTGTGAAGGTCCTCCAGAGAATCGCCCAAAGCGGAAGCCTAGTCATCATGTCTGTACACCAGCCGAGTTACAGAATCCTCGGCCTCCTCGACCGTTTGATCTTCCTCTCCAGAGGCCAAACAGTCTACAGCGGTTCCCCAACAAACCTTCCCGGTTACTTCGCCGAGTTCGGAAACCCCATTCCGGAAAATGAAAATCGGACAGAGTTCGCTCTAGACCTAATCCGCGAACTCGAGGGATCACCAGGAGGAACCAAAGCCTTAGTCGAGTTCAACAAGTCATGGGAATCAAAGAAAAACTTAATCCGCACATCCGATCCGGCCGTAACAGACGACAAATTACAACCGCTATCTTTAAAAGAAGCCATAAGCGCGAGCATTTCAAGGGGGAAATTGGTATCAGGAGCAACAACAAACAGTGTCACTGTAGACCCAAGCTCGAACTCAATGGTTCCAACCTTCGCAAACCCAGTGTGGACTGAGATGGCAGTATTATCAAGGCGGTCGATTATGAACTCGCGGCGAATGCCAGAACTTTTCGGGATCCGTTTAGGTGCAGTTATGGTAACCGGATTCATACTCGCCACCATGTTCTGGCAGCTCGACAATTCCCCTAAAGGTATCCAAGAACGTTTAGGCTTCTTCGCCTTCGCCATGTCCACCACATTTTACACGTGCGCCGATGCTTTACCAGTCTTTCTCCAAGAACGTTACATCTTCATGAGAGAAACAGCCTATAACGCCTACCGTAGATCATCCTACGTCCTCTCACACTCGATCGTAGCCCTCCCGAGCTTAGTTTTCCTCTCCTTAGCTTTCTCGGCAACCACCTTTTGGGCCGTGGGCCTTGACGGTGGGCTTGCCGGCTTcttcttttacttttttataatCTTGGCCTCCTTTTGGGCCGGAAGCTCTTTCGTCACCTTCCTTTCTGGTGTGGTTCCTCACGTGATGTTAGGCTACACCATTGTCGTAGCCATCTTAGCTTACTTCCTCCTCTTCAGTGGCTTCTTCATAAACCGAGACCGAATCCCACCCTACTGGATTTGGTTCCATTATCTCTCTTTGGTTAAATATCCGTACGAAGCAGTTTTGCAAAACGAGTTTGAGGACCCTGTCAAGTGTTTCGTTAGAGGAGTCCAGATTTTTGATAATAGCCCACTGGGAAAGGTCCCGGACGCCATGAAAGTGAaattgttggatagtttgagtcAGACTCTTGGGATGAGGATAACACAATCAACATGTTTGACCACTGGGGTTGACATTTTGGATCAGCAAGGGGTTACTGATCTGAGTAAGTGGAGTTGCTTGTGGGTGACTGTAGCCTGGGGTTTCTTATTCAGGATTTTGTTTTACTTTTCCTTACTGATCGGAAGCAAGAATAAGAGAAGGTAA
- the LOC133031104 gene encoding L10-interacting MYB domain-containing protein-like, with the protein MEKEKNICTKSDVAVPRGKAIWNSESVNFFLEFCIKEVDDGHRPTTYLDKIGYLNLITNMKKATGRDYTRAQLKNKWDGLKNEWKLWKQLKGKETGLGWSMQKNTIDATEDWWNSKLQTHPDAAKFRIRGIEPEVEEKLDRIFMNTVATGEHAWTPSSGIIPSESEKPFNDTETLHEQLESSDDDLETPNIDRFSKEKISKRSTEPLEKQNKKVKNEKGKMKKTGPVMIFEQIGRLADAVETRSRNIEIARKENSIAEVMKILNSLPEIEKGSSLYLFATRLFIMKEKREMFVSLEEPELMLTWLRNEYTLEYL; encoded by the exons atggagaaagaaaaaaatatttgtacTAAAAGTGATGTAGCAGTACCACGAGGTAAAGCAATATGGAATTCTGAGAGTGTGAATTTTTTCTTGGAATTCTGTATCAAAGAGGTTGATGATGGACATCGTCCTACTACTTATTTAGATAAAATTGGATATCTAAACTTGAttacaaatatgaaaaaagCAACTGGAAGAGATTACACTAGAGCCCAACTGAAAAATAAGTGGGATGGATTGAAAAATGAATGGAAGCTTTGGAAGCAACTCAAGGGAAAAGAAACTGGTTTAGGATGGAGTATGCAAAAGAATACAATTGATGCAACTGAAGATTGGTGGAATAGTAAATTACAG ACTCATCCTGATGCTGCAAAGTTTCGCATTCGGGGAATTGAACCAGAGGTAGAGGAAAAATTAGATAGGATTTTTATGAACACTGTTGCTACAGGAGAGCATGCTTGGACACCTTCATCTGGAATAATTCCATCTGAGTCTGAAAAGCCTTTTAATGATACTGAAACCTTACATGAACAACTTGAGAGCAGTGATGATGATCTAGAGACGCCTAATATTGATAGATTTTCTAAAGAGAAAATTAGCAAGAGATCAACCGAGCCACTtgagaaacaaaataaaaaggtgaaaaatgaaaaagggAAAATGAAGAAGACAGGGCCTgtaatgatatttgaacaaattGGTCGCCTTGCTGATGccgtggagacaagaagtagaAATATTGAAATAGCTAGAAAGGAGAATAGTATTGCCGAAgttatgaaaatattaaattctttGCCTGAAATCGAAAAAGGGAGCAGcttgtatttatttgcaactcgCTTGTTTATCatgaaagagaagagagagatgtTTGTTTCATTGGAAGAACCTGAGTTGATGCTTACTTGGCTCAGGAATGAGTATACTCTGGAATACTTATAA
- the LOC133037983 gene encoding uncharacterized protein LOC133037983, with product MADTDDEIELQSVYVATYLVQHYYTTYIEKTPCMNSSQTGHMWLMEILQGNESRCYRMFRMEKYVFIKLCNELEANYGFEGSKRMCTLEILGMFLFTLGHGAGNRLTQERFQHSGETVSRYFNKVLDVLCHMSIDVLKPPDPEFKDVPVEILKDSRYMPHFKNCIGAIDGVHVNAVIPPEDQVPFVGRKGVPTQNVMAICNFDMQFIYAYAGWEGSAHDTRIFYSALRDSTSNFPKPPQGKYYLVDAGYPQITGFLGPYKGQRYHLPQFQRGSKPTGYKEVFNQAHSSLRSVIERTFGVWKKRWKILRDMPSYPYQKQVKIVIASMTLHNYIRRHAKRDRHFEKIRDNPDYCASDQTNIEDEDETTRASNLNEMDNIRDLIAASLIGHN from the exons atggcAGACACCGATGACGAGATTGAGTTACAATCAGTGTACGTAGCTACATACCTTGTTCAGCATTATTATACAACATACATTGAAAAGACTCCTTGTATGAATTCTTCTCAAACTGGTCATATGTGGTTGATGGAAATATTACAAGGAAATGAAAGTAGATGTTATAGAATGTTTAGGATGGAGAAAtatgtttttattaaattatgcaATGAACTGGAAGCTAATTATGGATTTGAGGGTTCAAAAAGGATGTGTACTCTTGAAATATTAGGAATGTTTTTATTTACATTAGGTCACGGCGCTGGAAACCGATTAACACAAGAGCGATTCCAGCACTCAGGCGAGACAGTTAGTCGATATTTCAACAAGGTTTTAGATGTTTTATGTCATATGAGTATAGATGTATTAAAACCACCAGACCCAGAATTTAAAGATGTTCCTGTAGAGATATTGAAAGATTCTAGATATATGCCTCATTTTAAG AACTGTATTGGTGCAATAGACGGTGTACATGTAAATGCCGTAATTCCACCTGAAGATCAAGTACCATTTGTTGGTAGAAAAGGGGTACCAACTCAAAATGTTATGGCAATATGTAATTTTGATATGCAATTTATATATGCATATGCTGGGTGGGAAGGTTCTGCTCATGATACAAGAATTTTCTATTCAGCTTTACGTGATTCAACTTCAAATTTTCCAAAACCACCCCAAG gaaaatattatttagtgGATGCGGGATACCCACAAATTACAGGTTTTTTAGGACCATATAAAGGCCAAAGATACCATCTTCCACAATTTCAACGAGGTAGCAAACCTACTGGTTATAAAGAGGTATTCAACCAGGCACATTCTTCTCTTCGAAGTGTTATTGAAAGAACTTTTGGAGTATGGAAGAAAAGATGGAAAATATTAAGAGATATGCCTAGTTATCCATACCAGAAGCAAGTAAAAATAGTAATTGCATCAATGACCTTGCATAATTATATTCGAAGGCATGCAAAACGTGATCGacattttgagaaaattagagacAATCCAGATTATTGTGCAAGTGATCAAACTAAtattgaagatgaagatgagaCAACTAGAGCTTCAAATTTAAATGAAATGGACAATATCAGAGATTTGATTGCTGCAAGTTTAATAGgacataattaa